One genomic region from Arthrobacter sp. FB24 encodes:
- a CDS encoding MarR family winged helix-turn-helix transcriptional regulator, protein MTEPRWLNADERRAWLAQLSINTLLPAALDTKLHAAGKLSLFDYNVLAMLSEAEGRFLPMSELAARTSASLSRLSHVVTKLQNRGWVERRPHPRDARVTTAHLTDAGMATIVELAPGHVEAVRALFLDALTERDVADLARIGEKIVGRLDADHWILRES, encoded by the coding sequence ATGACCGAACCGCGCTGGCTCAACGCCGACGAACGCCGTGCATGGCTGGCCCAGCTGAGCATCAACACCTTGCTGCCCGCAGCGCTGGATACGAAATTGCACGCGGCGGGCAAGCTTTCGCTCTTCGACTACAACGTACTCGCCATGCTCTCCGAAGCGGAAGGCCGGTTCCTTCCCATGAGTGAACTCGCCGCACGGACCAGCGCCTCGCTGTCCCGCTTGTCGCATGTGGTCACCAAGCTCCAGAACCGGGGGTGGGTGGAACGCCGTCCGCATCCGCGCGACGCGCGCGTGACCACAGCCCACCTGACCGACGCCGGCATGGCCACCATTGTTGAGCTGGCACCCGGCCACGTGGAAGCGGTCCGGGCGCTGTTCCTTGATGCCCTGACCGAGCGCGACGTCGCTGACCTGGCCCGCATCGGCGAGAAGATCGTGGGCCGTCTGGACGCCGATCACTGGATCCTGCGCGAGTCCTGA
- a CDS encoding NADPH-dependent F420 reductase: MTDITIIGTGNMAAGIAARAASAGRSIQILSRDAVAASALAAETNATPGTTGQDIEGSIVVLATHFDVSKEIAGRYGEALNGKTIVDISNPVNNETLDSLTVPAGSSAAEEIQALVPGANVVKGFNTVFASTLAAGEVAGQTLDVLLAGDSAEAKAAVAGFINDSGLRAVDVGPLRRARELEAFQLLIIGLQASDAHPQYNWNSALKLLP; the protein is encoded by the coding sequence ATGACTGACATCACGATCATCGGCACGGGAAACATGGCGGCAGGAATCGCTGCGCGAGCAGCCAGTGCCGGCCGCAGCATCCAGATCCTTAGCCGCGATGCAGTGGCCGCGTCCGCACTGGCTGCCGAAACGAACGCGACCCCCGGCACCACCGGACAGGACATTGAAGGCAGCATCGTTGTGCTTGCCACCCATTTTGACGTGTCCAAGGAAATCGCCGGGCGTTACGGCGAGGCACTCAACGGCAAGACGATCGTGGACATTTCCAACCCCGTCAACAACGAAACCCTCGACTCCCTCACCGTGCCTGCCGGGAGCTCCGCGGCCGAGGAGATCCAGGCGCTGGTTCCGGGCGCGAACGTGGTCAAAGGCTTTAACACTGTCTTCGCCTCCACGCTGGCCGCCGGAGAAGTGGCCGGGCAGACCCTCGATGTCCTGCTGGCAGGGGATTCCGCCGAGGCCAAGGCCGCTGTGGCCGGCTTCATCAATGATTCCGGTTTGCGCGCAGTCGACGTGGGGCCGTTGCGCCGGGCGCGGGAACTGGAAGCCTTCCAGTTGCTCATTATCGGGCTCCAAGCCAGCGACGCCCACCCCCAGTACAACTGGAACAGCGCATTGAAACTGCTTCCTTAG
- a CDS encoding YciI family protein produces the protein MYVVSLTYKVPEEIVDFHLKAHVEWLQDAFDQGIFIVAGRKIPRTGALLLSNADRADLDAALVKDPFYTNGVAEFDVEEFHAGRVAPGYENLLDS, from the coding sequence ATGTACGTAGTCTCCCTAACCTACAAGGTTCCCGAAGAGATCGTCGATTTCCACCTCAAAGCACACGTTGAGTGGTTGCAGGACGCTTTCGACCAGGGCATTTTCATTGTGGCCGGCCGGAAGATCCCCCGCACCGGCGCGTTGTTGCTGTCCAATGCGGACCGGGCAGACCTTGACGCGGCGCTGGTCAAGGACCCCTTCTACACGAACGGCGTGGCGGAGTTCGATGTCGAGGAATTCCACGCCGGCAGGGTGGCCCCCGGTTACGAAAACCTCCTGGACAGCTAG
- a CDS encoding SGNH/GDSL hydrolase family protein, with translation MGSFPLLPDRDGRRRFVALGDSFTEGVGDRSKRLPNGVRGWADRVAEKLAKAEPGWEYANLAIRSKRLRHIIDEQLEPALAMEPTLVTLYAGGNDILDFGTDVEALMAEYEALVARLAATGATLVLFTGFDVKVSAVLEPLKKRNTAYNQRVRDIAARYNAVLVDYWCFDAFHDRRMWDSDRLHMSKAGHKYLAAQVLDHLGVPHKISPLEWEPPGKMSLREWEQRQRRWVHDWVLPLFGRKLRGVTLGDSLSPRWPEPVRVPRKGGLKKLFEKAPEANLPKG, from the coding sequence ATGGGTTCATTTCCTTTGCTTCCGGACAGGGATGGGCGACGGCGGTTTGTTGCCCTGGGCGACTCGTTCACCGAGGGCGTGGGGGACCGGAGCAAGCGGCTGCCCAACGGGGTGCGCGGCTGGGCCGACCGGGTGGCTGAGAAGCTGGCCAAAGCCGAACCCGGGTGGGAGTACGCAAACCTGGCCATCCGCAGCAAGAGGCTCCGCCACATCATCGACGAGCAGTTGGAACCGGCGCTCGCGATGGAGCCAACGCTGGTCACCCTGTATGCCGGCGGCAATGACATCCTCGACTTCGGCACCGATGTGGAGGCGCTCATGGCCGAGTACGAGGCCCTCGTGGCCCGGCTGGCTGCCACGGGTGCCACGCTGGTGTTGTTCACCGGTTTCGACGTCAAGGTTTCGGCCGTCCTTGAGCCGTTGAAGAAACGCAACACCGCCTACAACCAACGCGTCCGGGACATCGCCGCCAGGTACAACGCCGTTCTGGTCGACTACTGGTGCTTCGATGCCTTCCATGACCGGCGGATGTGGGACTCGGACCGCTTGCACATGTCCAAGGCCGGCCATAAATACCTCGCCGCCCAGGTTCTGGACCATTTGGGTGTTCCGCACAAGATCAGCCCGCTGGAGTGGGAGCCGCCGGGCAAAATGAGCCTGCGGGAGTGGGAACAGCGGCAACGGCGATGGGTGCACGACTGGGTCCTGCCGCTTTTCGGCCGCAAGCTGCGCGGCGTGACCCTGGGGGACAGCCTTAGCCCGCGCTGGCCGGAGCCCGTGAGGGTTCCGCGGAAGGGCGGGCTGAAGAAACTCTTTGAGAAGGCTCCGGAGGCGAATCTCCCGAAGGGCTAG